The Primulina eburnea isolate SZY01 chromosome 13, ASM2296580v1, whole genome shotgun sequence genome includes a region encoding these proteins:
- the LOC140810089 gene encoding uncharacterized protein, whose product MDGMNSSGSDLDLDIDLESGETTSEEDVRKENVMIDQDVKNLTGRMRCENLRVESPYGSTNCSDSSSSYDKLLNSDEISANGEEAHCCRFREDKTLDKEKSKKKNPAKPPKPPRPPRGPSLDASDMKLLKEISELNLKRKRMERIRTLKKMKKEKASSSISNLFALLVTVIFLLVIVFQGLLGSRA is encoded by the exons ATGGACGGGATGAACTCGAGTGGGAGTGATTTAGACCTGGACATTGATTTGGAGAGTGGAGAAACAACAAGTGAGGAAGATGTGCGTAAAGAAAATGTTATGATTGATCAAGATGTGAAGAATCTGACAGGGAGGATGAGGTGCGAGAATCTTAGAGTGGAATCGCCTTATGGATCTACTAACTGTAGTGATAGTTCTAGTTCCTAtgacaagttattaaattcagaTGAGATTTCTGCCAACGGGGAAGAGGCACATTGCTGTAGGTTTAGGGAAGACAAGACTTTGGATAAGGAAAAGTCAAAGAAGAAGAATCCTGCAAAGCCTCCAAAGCCACCAAGACCTCCTAGAGGCCCCTCATTGGATGCTTCTGATATGAAGTTGCTGAAAGAAATCTCTGAGCTTAACTTAAAACGTAAAAGGATGGAAAGAATCAGGAccttaaagaaaatgaaaaaggagAAGGCATCTTCTTCGATTAGTAATCTTTTTGCCTTGTTGGTTACTGTGATCTTCCTTTTGGTGATTGTATTTCAAG GTCTCCTGGGCTCACGTGCATGA
- the LOC140810058 gene encoding uncharacterized protein has product MARRQILLLNSQLLSNPLNCASGFANFSSKSIRYMVKVGIPEFLNGVGKGVEKHVEKLESEIGDLNKLLVTRTIKLKRLGIPCQDRKLILKFAHKYRLGLWRPRADLLKS; this is encoded by the exons ATGGCACGGAGGCAAATCCTGTTGTTGAATTCGCAGTTACTTTCAAACCCATTGAATTGCGCCTCCGGGTTCGCGAATTTTTCTTCCAAGTCGATCCGTTATATGG TGAAGGTGGGGATACCAGAGTTCTTGAATGGAGTGGGGAAAGGAGTTGAAAAGCACGTGGAGAAGCTGGAGTCTGAAATTGGGGACTTGAACAAACTTCTCGTCACTCGCACTATTAAGCTCAAGAGACTCGGCATTCCCTGCCAAGAT AGAAAGTTGATATTGAAGTTTGCCCACAAGTATCGACTTGGACTATGGAGGCCAAGGGCCGACCTTTTGAAGTCTTAA